A stretch of Paludisphaera borealis DNA encodes these proteins:
- a CDS encoding YidC/Oxa1 family insertase periplasmic-domain containing protein: MSNERRFALFAVVTFGWLVGGQYLLQALGLASATKKAPANVAKAAEDAAKKAFDEKKAERPKPDEAQGVAKAKDQLAPEKKADADKPKVALVPPGELVMGSLADKSPTGYHLEVQLEQKGAGVDSVFSSQFDADFEARKNPHKPLALIRRDTAWPPSLALTLSPPDSFGQGAPLPLADREKAENEADAPAAPPSEDLLDAQLWEVVRDNEGRAVRPLKRDAEAGKPAVEGQAVVFKTVADNGVVVTKTFRLWQAADGFEVELRFESPDKERSFVYNLFGPHGILIEGDWYTTTFRDVFFGTTDKGASGLETYSADVVAKDPAKATSTSLPLRFTGIENQYFAILAAPVPTPKTQEERLERETKAVLLHRDPALHKSDVGVRITSKPVVVGPNLAHTHTFNVFAGPKTSEALAPYGAEDLASYRKSWIPAAPWIARVLITPTLSFTYKITEVVGKFFGGSRGNAGVAIILLTLMVKMMMFPLGRKQALMAQRSQQLQPYLKEIQEKYKEDKERLTKETFALYKKHGVNPVSGCLPALIQLPIFVGLWQALNTSISLRHAPFLWINNLAAPDMLFKFPFEITFLGWWFNLLPIIVVAVMLVQTKLFSPPATTPEAEMQQKTMKYMMVFMAVMFYKVPAGLGLYFITSSLWSIGERLLLPKITHEAPPAPDKGDEGSNGSAPATPKPPSGIAKFWTRILDEARKDPTYRKMVDDRDGGAGSKSKDRPNGANDRRDRDRGKPRARPGRK; encoded by the coding sequence ATGAGTAATGAGAGACGCTTCGCTCTTTTCGCCGTGGTGACGTTCGGCTGGCTCGTGGGGGGCCAATACCTCCTCCAGGCTCTCGGGCTGGCCTCAGCCACGAAGAAGGCCCCCGCCAACGTCGCCAAGGCGGCCGAGGACGCGGCCAAGAAAGCATTCGACGAGAAGAAGGCCGAACGGCCCAAACCCGACGAAGCTCAAGGTGTCGCCAAGGCGAAGGATCAACTCGCCCCCGAAAAAAAGGCCGACGCCGACAAGCCGAAGGTGGCGCTGGTCCCCCCCGGCGAGCTCGTGATGGGCTCGCTCGCCGACAAGTCGCCGACCGGCTACCACCTCGAAGTCCAGCTCGAACAGAAAGGCGCGGGAGTCGATTCGGTCTTCTCGTCGCAGTTCGACGCCGATTTCGAGGCGCGGAAGAACCCCCACAAGCCGCTGGCGTTGATCCGCCGCGACACGGCCTGGCCCCCCTCGCTGGCCCTGACCCTCAGCCCTCCCGACTCGTTCGGCCAGGGGGCGCCCTTGCCCCTGGCGGACCGCGAGAAGGCTGAAAACGAGGCCGACGCCCCGGCCGCGCCGCCGTCGGAAGACCTGCTCGACGCCCAGCTCTGGGAAGTCGTTCGTGACAACGAGGGCCGCGCCGTCCGGCCGCTGAAGCGCGACGCCGAGGCCGGCAAGCCCGCCGTCGAGGGGCAAGCGGTCGTCTTCAAGACCGTCGCCGACAACGGCGTCGTCGTGACCAAGACGTTCCGGCTCTGGCAGGCCGCCGACGGCTTCGAGGTCGAGCTGCGCTTCGAGAGCCCCGACAAGGAACGCTCGTTCGTCTACAACCTGTTCGGCCCCCACGGAATCCTGATCGAGGGCGACTGGTACACGACCACCTTCCGCGACGTCTTCTTCGGCACGACCGACAAGGGGGCGAGCGGCCTGGAGACGTACTCGGCCGACGTCGTCGCCAAGGACCCCGCCAAGGCCACGAGTACGTCCCTGCCGCTGCGGTTCACCGGCATCGAGAACCAGTACTTCGCCATCCTGGCCGCCCCGGTCCCCACGCCCAAGACCCAGGAAGAGCGGCTCGAACGCGAGACGAAGGCGGTCCTACTCCACCGCGATCCGGCGCTCCACAAGTCGGACGTGGGCGTGCGGATCACCTCGAAGCCGGTCGTCGTCGGTCCCAACCTGGCCCACACGCACACCTTCAATGTGTTCGCCGGCCCCAAGACGTCCGAGGCCCTCGCGCCCTACGGCGCAGAAGACCTGGCTTCGTACCGCAAGAGCTGGATTCCCGCCGCCCCCTGGATCGCCCGGGTCCTGATCACGCCGACCCTGTCGTTCACGTACAAGATCACCGAGGTCGTCGGCAAGTTCTTCGGCGGCAGTCGCGGCAACGCCGGCGTCGCCATCATCCTCCTGACCTTGATGGTCAAGATGATGATGTTCCCGCTGGGACGCAAGCAGGCCCTGATGGCCCAGCGCAGCCAGCAGCTTCAGCCGTACCTCAAGGAGATCCAGGAGAAGTACAAGGAAGACAAGGAACGCCTGACCAAGGAGACCTTCGCGCTTTACAAGAAGCACGGGGTGAACCCTGTCAGCGGCTGCTTGCCCGCCTTGATCCAGCTCCCGATCTTCGTCGGCCTCTGGCAGGCGCTCAACACGTCGATCTCGCTCCGGCACGCGCCGTTCTTGTGGATCAACAACCTCGCCGCGCCCGACATGCTCTTCAAATTCCCGTTCGAGATCACGTTCCTTGGCTGGTGGTTCAACCTGCTGCCGATCATCGTGGTCGCGGTGATGCTCGTGCAGACCAAGTTGTTCTCGCCCCCGGCGACGACCCCCGAAGCCGAGATGCAGCAGAAGACCATGAAGTACATGATGGTCTTCATGGCCGTGATGTTCTACAAGGTGCCCGCCGGCCTGGGATTGTACTTCATCACCAGCAGCCTATGGTCGATCGGCGAGCGTCTGCTGCTGCCCAAGATCACCCATGAAGCCCCGCCGGCCCCGGACAAGGGTGACGAGGGTTCCAACGGGTCTGCTCCGGCGACGCCCAAGCCCCCCAGCGGCATCGCGAAGTTCTGGACCCGGATTCTCGACGAGGCCCGCAAGGACCCGACCTACCGCAAGATGGTCGACGACCGCGACGGCGGCGCCGGCTCCAAGAGCAAGGACCGCCCCAACGGCGCCAACGACCGCCGCGACCGCGATCGAGGCAAGCCCCGCGCCCGCCCGGGACGGAAATGA
- a CDS encoding metallophosphoesterase family protein has translation MRRALISDIHGNLEALETVLSDIEAQGIKEIYCLGDIIGYGPNPRECIDRVIDNCQVTLLGNHDQGAMFDPDGFNIGAERAIFWTRGQLENAVDRSNNERRWEFLGDLPRSHRQPPFLFVHGSPRNPLSEYIFPEDIYNHRKMDRLFQLVDQYCFQGHTHVPGVFTESFQFFAPEEIDNEYTLGEGKLLINVGSVGQPRDGDPRACYVILDDGRPNGGEADSNAANGPGPGPGQSPRITYRRVAYDFEKTIQKIYAVAELEPFLGDRLRQGR, from the coding sequence GTGCGCCGCGCCTTAATCAGTGATATTCATGGCAACCTCGAAGCCCTCGAGACGGTCCTGAGCGATATTGAAGCCCAGGGGATCAAAGAGATCTACTGCCTGGGCGACATCATCGGCTACGGCCCTAACCCGCGCGAGTGCATCGACCGGGTGATCGACAACTGCCAGGTCACCCTGCTCGGCAACCACGACCAGGGGGCCATGTTCGATCCCGACGGCTTCAACATCGGAGCCGAACGCGCCATCTTCTGGACCCGCGGCCAGCTTGAGAACGCCGTCGACCGCTCGAACAACGAGCGGCGATGGGAATTTCTCGGCGACCTCCCCCGGTCGCACCGCCAGCCGCCGTTCCTGTTCGTCCACGGGTCGCCGCGCAACCCGCTGAGCGAGTACATCTTCCCCGAGGACATCTACAACCACCGCAAGATGGACCGGCTGTTCCAGCTCGTCGATCAATACTGCTTCCAGGGCCACACCCACGTGCCGGGCGTGTTCACCGAGAGCTTCCAGTTCTTCGCCCCCGAAGAGATCGACAACGAATACACGCTGGGGGAAGGCAAGCTCCTGATCAACGTCGGCTCGGTCGGCCAGCCCCGCGACGGCGACCCGCGCGCCTGCTACGTGATCCTCGACGATGGGCGCCCGAACGGCGGCGAGGCGGATTCCAATGCCGCCAACGGACCCGGCCCCGGGCCCGGACAGTCGCCGCGGATCACCTATCGCCGCGTCGCTTACGACTTCGAGAAGACCATCCAGAAAATCTACGCAGTCGCCGAACTCGAGCCCTTCCTCGGCGACCGACTGCGCCAGGGACGGTAG